In Actinomycetota bacterium, the genomic window GTGGCTCGACGACCCCACCGGGTACGGACGGCTGTTGCACGACGACGCGGGTCGCGTCGTGGGCATCGTCGAGGAGACCGACGCGACCGACGAGCAACGCGAGCTGCGCCGCGTCAACGCCGGGATGTACCGCTTCGACCGTCAGACGCTCGCCGATGTGCTGGGCGCCCTGGACGCTGACAACGTCCAGGGCGAGCAGTACCTGACCGACGTGGTCGGGATCCTGGCGGAACGTGGCCACACCGTCCGGACGGTCAAGGCCGACATCGACGAGGTCCGCGGTGTCAACGACCGGGTGGAGCTGGCGGCCGCCGCCGCCGTCCTGCGTCGCCGTTGCCTCGAGGAACTGATGCGCTCGGGCGTGACGGTCGTGGACCCGGTCACCACCTACGTCGACGTCGGCGTCACGGTGGGGCGCGACACCGTCTTGCTGCCCGGGAGCATCCTGCAGGGCGGGACTCGGGTCGGCGACGGCGCAACGGTGGGACCGTTCACCAGGCTGGTCGACGCGGACGTCGCCGATGGCGCGCGCGTGGAGCAGTCCACCGTCGTGGCGGCGACGATCGGTCCCGATGTGTCGGTCGGTCCCTACGCGTACCTCCGCCCCGGCACGCGCCTGGAGCGCGGCGCGAAAGCGGGGACGTTCGTCGAGATCAAGAACTCCGCCGTGGGCGAGGGCTCGAAGGTGCCGCACCTGTCCTACGTCGGTGACGCCACCATCGGCGACGACGTCAACGTCGGCGCGGGGACGGTCACGGTCAACTACGACGGGTACGGCAAGTACGAGACGCTGATCGGCGACCGGGCGTTCATCGGATCGGATTCGATGCTGATCGCGCCGGTGCAGATCGGCGACGGGGCGGTCACCGGCGCCGGGTCGACCATCACCAACGACGTCCCTCCCGACGCCCTGGGGGTCGCGCGGGCGCGGCAACGCAACATCGAGGGCTGGGCCGCACGCCGGCGGGAACGCGAGGAGGGCCGCGAGCCGTAGGCGCCATGTCGCGATCGCGCACGACGGTGAGCGCACGCTTGTACGCTGGGTGACGCGGGGGTGCACGTTCCGCCAAGGCGGAGGGAACGGTGGAAGTCGTCACCAAGAAGCGCATGATGATCTTCTCCGGGTCGTCGTACCCGGAGTTCGCCCGTGAGGTCGCCGACCACCTCGGCATGCGGCTCGGCGAGGCGAAGCTGTCCCGCTTCGCCAACGGCGAGCTGTACTGCCGGTACATGGAGTCGGTTCGGGGTGCCGACGCCTTCGTGATCCAGTCGCACACCGGCGCAGCACGCGACGGCATGTCGATCAACGATCACATCGTGGAGCAGCTGATCATGGTGGATGCGTTGCGGCGCGCGTCAGCCAAGCGCATCTGTGCGGTGATCCCCTTCTACGGCTACTCGCGAGCGGACAAGAAGACCTTGTCACGCGAGCCGATCTCGGCACGTCTGATGGCCGACCTGTTCATCTCGGCGGGTGCGGACCGCATCATGTCGATCGACCTGCACACCGGCCAGATCCAGGGGTTCTTCGACGACCCGTTCGATCACCTGACCGCGCTGCCGCTCCTGACCGGGTGGCTCAGCGACCAACTCGACGGCGGCGAGCCGGTGGTGGTCTCCCCGGACGCGGGGCGCGTCCGGCTCGCCGAGAAGTTCGCCAGCCACCTCGACGCCCCGATCGCGATCCTGCACAAGCGACGCACCGCGCACAACATCGCCGAGGTCCTCGAGGTCGTCGGCGACGTCCGCGACCGTGTGGCGGTGGTGGTCGACGACATGATCGACACCGCCGGGACGATCACCGAGGCCGCGCGGGTCCTCAAGGACTACGGCGCGGCGCGGGTGATCGCGTGCGCCACCCACCCAGTCCTGTCCGGGCCGGCCACCGAGCGACTGCACACGTCGGAGATCGAGACGTTGGTGGTGACCAACACCCTCCCGATCCCGCCGGAGCGCCGGCTCGACAAGATGGTCGTCCTATCGATCGCGCCGATCGTCGCCTCGGCGTTGAAGGCGGTGTTCGAGGACCAATCGGTCTCGGAGATCTTCCGCGGCGAGAACGTGTGACGTTGCCGCGCCGACGACGCCGTCGGTAGCCTGGGTCCAAGGCCGCCTCTTCACTCCAAGTAGCGTCGGCCACGTCGGAACCGCCCCCGCCTCCGGTCCGACCGACCACGCCGAACGATCGTGGCGAAGGAGTTGTAGCACCATGGCCGAACAGGTGAAGCTGGTTGCCGACACCCGCACCGCCAGCGGGCGTTCCGTGGCGCGACGACTCCGGGCCAACGGTCGCGTCCCTGCCGTTGTGTACGGCCGTGGCGTCGAGCCCACCAAGCTGCACGTGGACGCCCGCGAGCTGTACCACGCGCTGCACACCTCCGCTGGTCTCAACGCGCTCATCCGCCTGCAGGTCGACGGCGACGAGCACCTGACCATCGCGCGGGAGGTCCAGCGCCACCCCGTCCGCGGAGATGTGCTGCACGTCGACTTCGTCGCCTTGCACCGCCAGCAGCTGATCCGCGTCGAGGTCCCGATCCACCTCGAGGGCCTCGAGGACGTCGCCTCACCGGGTGTGGTCAACCACGTGCTGCACACCGTTCCTCTCCGGGTGCGGCCACTGGACATCCCCGATTCCTTCACGCTGTCGGTCGCCGACCTGGTGATCGGTGACGTACTGCGCGTGGAGGACATCGAGCTGCCGGAAGCCGCCGAGTTCGACATCGAAGAAGACCGCACGGTCGTGACCGTCACCGCCCCGACCGTCATCGAAGCCCCCGAGGAGGAGGAGCCGGAGACCGCCGCCGCGCTCGAGCCGGAGGAGGCGCCGCTGGCTGAGGGCCAGGAGGAAGCCCCGATCGGGAGCGAGCGACCCGAGCCGGAGCAGACGGCGGCAGGCGGCCGAGAGGGCTGATCGGAGACCGCGGACGTCGAGCGGCCTGGGATGAGCCCCGACCGCTGGCTGGTGGTCGGCCTGGGCAACCCCGACGCGGAGTACGGCGGCACCCGCCACAACGTCGGGGCGGAGGCGGTGCAGACGTTGGCGCGCCGGCTCGGCGTTCAACTGTCCCGCAACCGTCGTGTCGGGTGCGTGGTCGCACAGGGCCGTCACGGTGACGCGCGGCTGGTCGTCGCCCGGCCGCTGTCGTACATGAACGAGTCCGGCGGGCCGGTGCAGCGTGCCGCCGGTTGGTTCAAGGTCGCGCCCCAGCGCATCGTCGCGGTCCACGACGACCTCGACCTGGACATCGGTGCCATCCGGTTGAAACGGGGCGGCGGATCCGGCGGGCACAGGGGCATCGCCGACATCGACCGGCGGCTGGCGACCCGCGACTACCTCCGCGTCCGCATCGGCATCGGGCGTCCGCCGGGGCGAATGGATCCGCGCGACTACGTGCTGCGGCCGTTCTCGCGCGACCAACGCGAGACGATCGACGTGGCGCTCGAGGAAGCCTGCGACGCGGTCATGATCCTGGTCCACGACGGGCTCGAGGCAGCTCAGAACCGCTTCCACGGGCGGGCGCCGTGACCCGTCGTCGGTCGCCGGTCGTCAGGATGTGCCGCGCTGCGCGCGGTAGCCGATCAACGCCCCGATCACCAGGATGACGGCGGCGATCACCAGCAGCCAGCGCAGCGCCCGTAGCAGGAACCCGACCACCGCCAGGACGACGGCGAGCACGATCAGCACGCCCGCGATCTGCAGTAGTCGTCGCACCGCGCCCTCGACGTCTCGGCCCGTCACGAACGTAACACCCGATGCCCGCGACCCCGTCGGCGTTCGTTGGTGGCGGCCACCGACGGCATCATGGGCACGTGCACCCTCCCACGCTCGTCTCCGGCGGTCCGCTCGCGGGCCTGCTGGTCCCCGGGCGCCAGCAGCTCGCCGACGTCCTCGGTGAGGGCACCGTGGTGGCTGGTCCGGCGGTCCGCCCGTACCTGTTGGCGCTCCTGGCCGAACGCTCCGCCCCCCTCGTGGTGGTCACAGCCCGCGTCTCGGACGCCGAGACGCTCACCGACGCGCTGTCGGCGTTCCTCGGCTCCGACCGCGTCGCCGTGTTCCCGCCCTGGGAGACGCTGCCCCACGAGCGGCTGAGTCCCCAACCAGCCACCGTCGGGCAGCGACTGGCCGTCGTGGATCGGCTGGTCCGCCCGGACGCCGACGCGCACCCGGGCCGGCTGCTGGCGGTGGTGGCGCCGATCCGCGCGGCACTGCAACCGATGGACCCCAAGCTCGGCGAGCGTGCGCCGCTGACCATCGATGCGCACTACCGCGGTTTCGATGCGTTGATCGAGATGCTGGTCGAGCTCGGCTACGACCGCGTCGAGCAGGTCCAGACGCGGGGGGAGTTCGCCGTTCGGGGCGGGATCGTCGACGTGTTCCCCACGGCCGGGACGCAGGCCGTCCGGATCGAGTTCTGGGGCGACGACGTCGAGTCGCTGCGTACGTTCGCGGTCGGCGATCAGCGCTCGACGGGACCGGCCGCCACCGTCCGCATCGACCCCGCCCGTGAGCTGGTCGTCGACGCCGAGATCCGACAACGCGCCCGTCAGCTGGCGACCGCCTTGCCCAGCATCGCCGATCGCCTGCACCAGCTCGCCGACGGGCTGATGTTCGAGGGGGTGGAGTCGCTGGTGACGCTGCTGCACCCGCGGCCGAAGCTGCTCCCGGAGTTCGCCCCGGACGGCGGTGTCGCGATCGTCGATCCCATCCTGGTTCGCGAGCGCGCGAGCAAGCTCCGCGACGAGGCGGAGGCGCTGCTGGAGGTCGCCTGGGAGACAGCCGCGGGTCACCGGCCGGTCGACGCCGGGTACGTCGACGTCGACTTGTTCGTCGACCGCGCACCCGGCCCCACGTGGGAGCTCACCCCGTTCGGCGCGGGGCCGGGCGCCACGACGCCACTGGAGGCCGAGCCGTGGGAGTCGTTCCGGGGCGACACCGCGGCCGTCGCCGACCGCCTCCGGAAGCTCGCCGTCGACGGGCACCGCGTCGTGGTGACCGCTGGCGGTCACGGACCGGCGCAGCGGCTGTCGGAGGTCCTGGCCGAAGAGGGCGTCGCCGTCGGGCTGGTCGACGCGGTCGCCGACCACGACCCGGGGCGGGCGGAGGTCGTGGCCAGCCCCCTGCGTGAGGGCTTCTTCAGCGCCGACGTCGGCGTGGCGGTCCTCGGCGAGTACGACGTGTTCGGGGTCCGCCGCAGTCGGGCGTCCAGCCGCCGGCTCGGGACGCGGTCAACCGCACGCGAGGCGGTCCTGGATCTCGAACCCGGCGACTACGTGGTGCACCGCACGCACGGCGTGGGCCGCTACCGCGGGATGCAGACCCGCCAGGTCCCCACCCCGTCGGGGACGCTGGCCGCCCGCGACTACGTCGTCCTGGAGTACGCCAAGGGAGACGCCCTGTTCGTCCCCTCCGATCAGGTGGATGCGATCACCCGGTACGCCGGCGCCGACCAGCCCACGGTCATGCGGATGGGCGGCGCTGAGTGGGAGCGGGCCAAGCGACGGGTCCGCGGCGCCGTCCGCGATGTCGCCGCCGAGCTGATCCGCCTGTACACCGCGCGGCTGCATGCACCGGGCACCGCCTTCTCCCCCGACGGGGCGTGGCAGCGCGAACTCGAGGACGCCTTCGAACACGTCGAGACGACCGACCAGCTGGTCGTGGTCGACGAGATCAAACGCGACATGGAGGCGCCACTGCCGATGGACCGCCTGCTCACCGGCGACGTCGGCTTCGGCAAGACGGAGGTGGCGGTCCGCGCCGCGGCGAAAGCCGCGTTCGACGGGAAGCAGGTTGCCGTCCTGGTCCCCACCACGCTGCTGGCCCAGCAGCACCTGGAGACCTTCCGCGAGCGCCTGACCGGTTTCCCGGTCGACCTGCGGATGCTCAGCCGGTTCGTGTCGTCCACGGAGCGCCGGGCGGTGCTCGACGGGCTGGCGGCCGGGACGATCGACGTGGTGATCGGGACGCACGTCCTGCTGGGCGGACACGTCCGCTTCAAGGACCTGGGCCTGGTGATCGTCGACGAGGAGCAGCGCTTCGGGGTCCGCCACAAGGAGCGCCTCAAACAACTGCGGACCAGCGTCGACGTGCTGTCGATGTCGGCCACGCCGATCCCGCGCACCTTGGAGATGGCCATCTCCGGGATCCGTGACCTGTCGGTGATCGAGACGCCACCCGAGGACCGCCAGCCCGTCCACACGGTCGTCGCCCCCTACGACGACGCGCAAGTGGCGTTGGCCGTCCGCCGGGAGCTGCTCCGCGATGGGCAGGTGTTCTACGTGCACAACCAGGTCGCGACCATCGACCAGGCCGCCGCACGGCTACGCGAGCTCGTCCCCGACGCTCGCGTCGAGATGGCGCACGGTCAGATGCCCGAGGACCAGCTCGAGCGCGTCATGGTCCGCTTCTGGGAGCGGGAGTTCGACGTGCTGTTCTGCACCACGATCATCGAGTCCGGCCTCGACGTGCCCAACGCCAACACCTTGATCATCGAGCGGGCCGACCTGTTGGGCCTGGCCCAGCTG contains:
- the glmU gene encoding bifunctional UDP-N-acetylglucosamine diphosphorylase/glucosamine-1-phosphate N-acetyltransferase GlmU, translating into MTSPTRDDLAVVVLAAGLGTRFRSDRAKVMHPVTGRTMLRHVLEALRPLALGQVVVVVGHQADAVTKEAEAADLPRLVTVTQDQQRGTGHAARQALPALDASIRRVLVLPGDTPLVRPSTLERLADADLDTDAVLLSVWLDDPTGYGRLLHDDAGRVVGIVEETDATDEQRELRRVNAGMYRFDRQTLADVLGALDADNVQGEQYLTDVVGILAERGHTVRTVKADIDEVRGVNDRVELAAAAAVLRRRCLEELMRSGVTVVDPVTTYVDVGVTVGRDTVLLPGSILQGGTRVGDGATVGPFTRLVDADVADGARVEQSTVVAATIGPDVSVGPYAYLRPGTRLERGAKAGTFVEIKNSAVGEGSKVPHLSYVGDATIGDDVNVGAGTVTVNYDGYGKYETLIGDRAFIGSDSMLIAPVQIGDGAVTGAGSTITNDVPPDALGVARARQRNIEGWAARRREREEGREP
- a CDS encoding ribose-phosphate diphosphokinase yields the protein MIFSGSSYPEFAREVADHLGMRLGEAKLSRFANGELYCRYMESVRGADAFVIQSHTGAARDGMSINDHIVEQLIMVDALRRASAKRICAVIPFYGYSRADKKTLSREPISARLMADLFISAGADRIMSIDLHTGQIQGFFDDPFDHLTALPLLTGWLSDQLDGGEPVVVSPDAGRVRLAEKFASHLDAPIAILHKRRTAHNIAEVLEVVGDVRDRVAVVVDDMIDTAGTITEAARVLKDYGAARVIACATHPVLSGPATERLHTSEIETLVVTNTLPIPPERRLDKMVVLSIAPIVASALKAVFEDQSVSEIFRGENV
- a CDS encoding 50S ribosomal protein L25/general stress protein Ctc, encoding MAEQVKLVADTRTASGRSVARRLRANGRVPAVVYGRGVEPTKLHVDARELYHALHTSAGLNALIRLQVDGDEHLTIAREVQRHPVRGDVLHVDFVALHRQQLIRVEVPIHLEGLEDVASPGVVNHVLHTVPLRVRPLDIPDSFTLSVADLVIGDVLRVEDIELPEAAEFDIEEDRTVVTVTAPTVIEAPEEEEPETAAALEPEEAPLAEGQEEAPIGSERPEPEQTAAGGREG
- the pth gene encoding aminoacyl-tRNA hydrolase — its product is MSPDRWLVVGLGNPDAEYGGTRHNVGAEAVQTLARRLGVQLSRNRRVGCVVAQGRHGDARLVVARPLSYMNESGGPVQRAAGWFKVAPQRIVAVHDDLDLDIGAIRLKRGGGSGGHRGIADIDRRLATRDYLRVRIGIGRPPGRMDPRDYVLRPFSRDQRETIDVALEEACDAVMILVHDGLEAAQNRFHGRAP
- the mfd gene encoding transcription-repair coupling factor, producing MHPPTLVSGGPLAGLLVPGRQQLADVLGEGTVVAGPAVRPYLLALLAERSAPLVVVTARVSDAETLTDALSAFLGSDRVAVFPPWETLPHERLSPQPATVGQRLAVVDRLVRPDADAHPGRLLAVVAPIRAALQPMDPKLGERAPLTIDAHYRGFDALIEMLVELGYDRVEQVQTRGEFAVRGGIVDVFPTAGTQAVRIEFWGDDVESLRTFAVGDQRSTGPAATVRIDPARELVVDAEIRQRARQLATALPSIADRLHQLADGLMFEGVESLVTLLHPRPKLLPEFAPDGGVAIVDPILVRERASKLRDEAEALLEVAWETAAGHRPVDAGYVDVDLFVDRAPGPTWELTPFGAGPGATTPLEAEPWESFRGDTAAVADRLRKLAVDGHRVVVTAGGHGPAQRLSEVLAEEGVAVGLVDAVADHDPGRAEVVASPLREGFFSADVGVAVLGEYDVFGVRRSRASSRRLGTRSTAREAVLDLEPGDYVVHRTHGVGRYRGMQTRQVPTPSGTLAARDYVVLEYAKGDALFVPSDQVDAITRYAGADQPTVMRMGGAEWERAKRRVRGAVRDVAAELIRLYTARLHAPGTAFSPDGAWQRELEDAFEHVETTDQLVVVDEIKRDMEAPLPMDRLLTGDVGFGKTEVAVRAAAKAAFDGKQVAVLVPTTLLAQQHLETFRERLTGFPVDLRMLSRFVSSTERRAVLDGLAAGTIDVVIGTHVLLGGHVRFKDLGLVIVDEEQRFGVRHKERLKQLRTSVDVLSMSATPIPRTLEMAISGIRDLSVIETPPEDRQPVHTVVAPYDDAQVALAVRRELLRDGQVFYVHNQVATIDQAAARLRELVPDARVEMAHGQMPEDQLERVMVRFWEREFDVLFCTTIIESGLDVPNANTLIIERADLLGLAQLHQLRGRVGRATERGYAYLFFPPDGAAITESAYQRLQTVGEHARLGSGLAIALRDLELRGAGNVVGAEQSGHVAAVGFDTYTEMLKNEVADLSGQPIEEEIEVKLELPVDAHLPDGFVPDEKLRLDLYRRIAAVRDAAGLKALREELADRFGRLPPPAERLLNAAALKAALRRWGITEVVLLGGAATAGPARRVLRASPVDLTDSQQVRLERLHPRARWRSTAEVLEVPFPPDVDDIVAWVAATLRDVLGAPGR